TCGAGGATCTGACAAGCGAATGTTTTCCTAATTCTGTTGTATGTTTGTTCAAGCACCGATGTGACGTGACCGGCTGGCTTCGGACCGGGCTGATTGAGAGGATCGGCCAGGACCGAAGGAGTCGGACAACCGACCCGGTCGATCGAGAAGCAGCGCTCCATCACCGCGCGCATCCGCGCGGATCTGTGGCAGGCGATCGCGACCGGAGGTTTCAGCCTGCCGATCGACAGCCGCTACACGCTGGCGGAGACGCCGGCCGCGCTCGCGCGCATGAAGGCGAACGAGCATTTTAGGAATATTGTCCTGGGCGTCTGACGCCCTGGCCATCGCTGAACCTGCGCAAGTCGGTCCCGCGCGGGGGCGCTTCTCGGCTTGAACGCCGCGCTTCACCCGAAGCGCGGCAGCTCGCCCTCCATCCTGCCAGCAGGAACCGGTGATCACCGCTCGCTCATCGACGACGCGGTGGTCGCCCGATCTTAGCCTTTCGCTGGAGCAGCCGAGAGCGCGGGCTTCGTCTCGCCACCTCCGAACCAACCGCGGACCGTGCCGAGGACGTCGCTCGGGATAACGACCCAGGAGGGCAGGAAGCCCGAGGCGCTGCCGTTCCAGCGCCCGGCCAGCGTCTGTCGCGCCTGCGCGTCCGAGCGGCGGATCTCCATGTCGAGGATCCGCTCCTGGATCGGCAGCGTGGCGAGCTGCGCCTGGGCCGACTGCGCCCGCTTGTTGGCCATGAACGTGTCGTCGATCGCCGCCTGGATCGCGGCGTTCTCGAAGCTCAGCTCGTCGGCAAAGCCCAGCGTCGTCACGGTGACGCCCATCGGCGCGAACTGGTCGATCACCGCCTTCTCGACGGAGGCCATGATCTCGGCCTTCTGGTGGATCGCGTCATCGGTCGAGCGGCGGCCGAATTCGCGCGCGAGCGCGGCCTGCACGGTGCGATGCACGTTGCCGTCGACCACCTCCGCGAGCGAGCGGCCGTAGAGCACCGAGGCGAAACGCGCCTCGTCCGTGTCCTGGGCCGACGGCTTGGTGCCGAACCAGTACAGGAACTTGGCCGCGTCCTCCTCCTTCACGAAGGCGGAGATCACCACCGAGGTCGACAGCCCGATCGAGTCGGCGGTCTCGAACCGGAAGCCTTGGTCGGCACTCGACGTTCCGCGGCTGGCCGAGGTCGTCCACTCGCGCGACACCGGCGTGCGGTCGACGATGATCAAGCGCGCGGCCGGCACGTAGTAGTCCGACAGCGTGCCGGTGTTCGGCAGCTTGGTGTGCGGGATCTGCACGCGCTTGGCCGCGACCTTGCTCTCGGAGAGGAACTTCTCCGAACCGAACTGCGCCTGGGTGGTCTTCGTGTCTCCGCTCTCCGGGATCATGAAGGCCGACTGGTTGGGCAGGATCTCGATGTACTCGCCGTAGTCGTACTTGCTGAAGTAGGCGTCCGCCGGCTCGGGCGCGGCGGCGGTGCCGAGCCCGAAGAGGAGGACGGCGAGCGGCGCGCGCCGGGCGGGTACGAGCCAGATCACGGCGAGGACGGCGAGCAGAGCCAGGAGCGGCAGGGTCGAGCCGCCGGCGAGGTCGGATGCGATCTGCGTCTTGAGGGGGCCAGCCGCACTATCGGACAGCTGCTCCACGGCGACGCGGCCTGCAGCCAATCCGGCCTCGGTCGAGGCGAGCCGGGGAAGGCCGGCGAAGACAGCGATGGCGCCGAGCGAGAGGCCGGCGCGGATGAGCGTGGACATGGGAAGTCTCGGTGGTTCCGTGCCCATGATGGGCACCGGCGATATCAGTGGTCGCGGTACCCTCGGGCAGTGGTCGACCCGCGAAGCTCGGCCTTGAGCCGAGCGGCGGCGGCATGGAACTTCCCACGGAATGCCTGATCGCAGGCGCTGCGCTCGGTGGTCAAAATCTCAGGCCGCCACCGACCCCATTGCATGCGTCTTGCCACCGGAGCCTTACCGGTCTGGCTTCAGCACCTTGCCGTGAGCGTTTCGCCATGGACTGGCGGCCCGCGCGTCGATGAAGCACTCCTGCCGAGCGCCTGAGTTTTGCTGGACGACCTGGGCGACAATGGGGGCCACGGTCTGGATGCCGGCGCGACTCTCGCGAGGCCGATCCGGCAACCCGGCGTAGAGGAAAGGGACATGATGGCCGACCGGATCAACCGCCGAGACGCACTCATCGGCATAGCCGCCACCGGTGCCCTGCCGGCGATCCGTCCTGGACCAGCCATCGGTGCGACCGGCTCGAGCACGACCGCGGGCGAGCTGGCTGCCGCGATCCGGAGCGGCCGCCGCTCGGCGCGCGAGACCGTCGACCTCCATCTCGATCGCATCGCCGCGGCGAACCCGCGCTTGAACGCCGTGGTTCAGCTCACTGCCGATGCGGCCCGTCGGGAGGCGGACGAGGCCGACGCGATGCTGGCGCGTGGTCAGGTCAAGGGGCCGCTCCACGGTGTTCCGGTCACCATCAAGGACACGCTCGAGACGGCCGGCACGATCTGCACGGGCGGTACCCTTGGACGGGCGAGCTACGTGCCGAAGGCCGACGCCACCGCCGTCGCGCGACTGCGGGCGGCCGGAGCGATCGTGCTGGGCAAGACCAACGTGCCGGAACTGGCCGGGGCCTTGGAGACCGACAACCTCGTCTACGGGCGGACCAACAATCCCTACGATCTCGCCCGCACTCCGGGTGGAAGCAGCGGCGGCGAAGCCGCAATCGTCGCAGCGGCCGGCTCGCCGCTCGGCCTCGGGACCGATGCGGGCGGCAGCATTCGCGTGCCGGCGCATTACTGCGGCCTCGCCGCGCTCAAGCCGACTTCGGGCCGCGTGCCGCGGACCGGCCAGTTCCCCCGGCCGATGGGCGCGCACAACGCCGTCTTCCACGTCAGCCTGATCGCCCGGAGCGTGGATGATCTGGCGCTGGCCCTGCCGATTATCGCCGGGCCCGATTTTCACGACTACACCATAGTCGACATGCCGCTGCTCGACAGCCGTGCGGTCGACCTCTCGAAGGTGAAGCTGGCCTTCTTCGACGACGACGGGCTCGCGTCGCCCACCGCCGAGATCGCGGCGGCCGTTCACCACGCGGTCGAGGCACTGGCGCTGGCGGGCGTGACCGTGACGGAGCGCCGCCCGCCGGATGCGGCCAAGGCCGGGACCATCTACTACGACATGACGCGCGGCGACGGCGCGGCCGGTGTCCGGGCCTTCCTCAAATCGATCGGCACCGAGCGGATCTCGCCGCTGTTCGAGCAGTCGCTGCAGTCGCGCTCCTCACCGGCGATGGGGAGCATCACGGAGGCGCTCGCCGCGTTCAACCGGTGGGATGCCTACCGGAACGCGATGCTGGCCTTCATGCAGGATTACGATGCCCTGCTCTCGCCGGTCCTGCCGTACGCGGCACCACGGCATGGCACGAGCTTCGACGATGAACTGCAGAAGGGCGTCGGCTACGCACAAATGCACAATCTGACCGGTTGGCCATCCTCGACAGTGCGCGTCGGGACATCGCCGGAAGGCCTGCCGCTCGGTGTGCAGGTGGCGGCTCGGCCGTGGCGGGAGGACGTCGCGCTCGCCCTCGTCCGGCAGCTCGAGATCCGCTTCGGCGGATGGACGGCACCCAACCTGTAGGCGGGGGCCGCGAGCCCCGTGAGATTGGCGGCCGTGCCGACCGGTGGGCATCCAGTCCGCCTCGCCGCCGAGTGAAACCCGATCCAGGCATTCGAGAGGAAGCGAACCGTCAGCGGCTGCGCCGCGCCTCGGACTCCCCTTCCTCCCGGATGAGCGCGCGCATGGGCGCTGCCGTGGAGATGCGTCGGCTGTGAGAGTGCCGTTATCCGAGTAAGACGAGCTTTGCGCGCCTCTAGAGCGGTTTCGGTTTAATCGGGGTCGTATCCTGCCGCGACGAAGAAGTTTGCGGCCTCGTCGGGCGTGACGGCATCGACGAGCCGCCCGATTGTGGTCCAGAGCCCTTCGCGCGTGCGCTCGGCTCGGCAAGATCCTGATCCCGGCGGCGTTCCCCTCGATCCTGACCGGCCTGAAGGTCGGCTGGGCGTTCGCGTGGCGCACCCTGATCGCGGCCGAGCTGGTGTTCGGCGTGTCGTCCGGGGCGGGGGGGCTGGGCTGGTTCATCTTCGAGAACAAGAACATGCTCGACATCCCGAACGTGTTCGCCGGCTTGCTCACCGTCATCCTGATCGGCCTCGTGGTCGAGAACCTGATCTTCCAGACCATCGAGCGCCGCACCGTCCAGCGCTGGGGCATGCAGGCCTGAGCGGCGAAGGGCGGTAAGCCACCGCGCCGGGCGCCAGGGGACCGGGGCTCCGCTCCGGTGACCGGGACGCGGTTCGAACCTGCCGCGCCCGTCGGCCCTTGCCGAGGGGAGGGCGGACGCGGTGCCGGCACGCCTCTGTTTCCAGCAGTGATCGACAGTCTCGCGCATTGCGGACAACCGAGGCGCTCTGGAGATCTATCGTCTTTGCAGACGGCATATTAGAGACAAAAATTCTACTTCCGGCGCGTGCGACAGCCGTTTTCTTCCTATACGCTCCGGAGTGATCCCGGAGCCCATCCTGTGAGCCCTGACGTCCGACCCCACACGGTCCCGCCTGCCGCCCTCTCCGGCGGGGAGAGCCGGTCAAGCCCCGGCGCCTCGCTGCTGCCGGGGATCGGTCTGTGTGCGGCGATCACCGCTCTGGCCATGGCCGCGCAGGGGCTGGAGGAGCGCGTCGCCGGCCACCCCTACGTCGAGGCGCTGGTCCTGGCGATCCTGATCGGCATCGCGGTGCGCACCGCCTGGACGCCGCATCCGCGGTTCCGGACCGGCATCGCCTTCTCGGCCAAGCAGCTCCTCGAAGTCGCCGTCGTCCTGCTCGGCGCCTCGTTGAGCCTCGGGGCGATCCTCGCCTCCGGCCCGGCGCTCCTCGCCGGGATCGTCGGCACCGTGGTCCTCGGCATCGCCGCCAGCGTGACGATCTGCCGGCTGCTCGGCCTTCCGGCCCGGATGGCGATCCTGGTGGCCTGCGGCAACGCCATCTGCGGCAACTCGGCGATCGCCGCCGTCGCCCCGGTGATCGGGGCCGAGCCGAAGGACATTGCCGCCGCCATCGCGTTCACCGCCGTGCTCGGCGTGCTGATGGTGCTCGGCCTGCCGCTGTTCGTGCCGCTGGCCGGCATGAGCGACAACCAGTACGGCGTACTCGCCGGGCTCACCGTCTACGCCGTGCCGCAGGTGCTGGCCGCCACCGTGCCGGTGAGCCTGCTGTCGACCCAGGTCGGCACCCTGGTGAAGCTCGTGCGCGTGCTGATGCTCGGCCCCGTCGTGGTGGCCTTCTCGCTGATCGCGCCGCGGCTGCCGCAGGCGGAGGGGCCGGCGCCGGCGCCGACCCGTCCGGGCCTGACCAAGCTGGTGCCGTGGTTCATCCTCGGCTTCCTGGCGCTCGCGACCCTGCGCTCGCTGGGCCTCGTCCCCGATCCCGCGGTGAAGCCGCTGACCCAACTCGCGGGCGTGCTGACCGTCCTGTCCATGGCGGCCCTCGGCCTGGGGGTGGACGTGCGCGTCCTGGCCCGGGTCGGCGGTCGGGTCACCCTGGCGGTCACCGCCTCGCTGGCGGTCCTCGTCGCCCTCAGCCTCGTGCTGATCCGCGCCCTGGGGATCGCGTGATCCATCAAGTGTTCCTCGGCCCGCCGGGCCGGTCGACCCTGCCGGCGGCCGGTATTTCCGGCCCGACGCGCAGGTCGTCGCTGTAAAAAGCATCCGCCCCGTCCGCGTAGGGCGGTGAGCGGAGGCGGTTCTGCGTCCCTCACCGGCCATCCTGCATTAAAATGCGGTTTGGGCACGCTGCCAGCGCCGAAGACCATCTTGACTCGGTGGTGGTTTTTGCTTTTGGAACCTCGGGCGTCATTCCAGAAAGCTTTGAGCGGACTCGCCCAGTGCCCGAAAGAAAATCAGAAAGCCCGGCTCAGATCGTCGCGCTGGTCGGCGAGATCGTCTCGGCCTATGTCGCGCACAATTCCGTTCCGCCGACGGCCCTGCCCGACCTGATGGCCAGCGTGCATGCAGCCCTGGCCGGTCTCGGCGGCACGCCGCAGGCCGAGGCGGCTCCGCCCGTCGAAAGGCCGACGGCGGCGCAGATCCGAAAATCGGTTCAGCAGGACGGCATCGTCAGCTTCATCGACGGCCGGTCGTACAAGACGCTCAAGCGCCATCTCACCGCCCACGGCCTGACGCCGGAGCGGTACCGCGAGCGTTACGGCCTGCCGGACGATTATCCGATGACCGCTCCCGGCTACGCCGCGCAACGCTCCGCGCTCGCCAAGGCGATCGGCCTCGGGGTGCCGGGCGGGCGGTCCGATCAGCGCAGGACCGGCACCGGCGGCTGACCGGCGGCACCAGACGGGGCGGCCTGCCCGGCGGCGTCGCCGCGGCCCCGGAACGGCAGCACCTGTGCCGGACCGGATCGGACGAAACCGGCTTGGTCTGAACGGACGGGTCGGCCGAACGTGTCGGACCAGCCGAGCTTGATCACGCGCCGCTCCGGCGCCTGTGATGCGGTCTTGGCGCCCGCAGTCGGCAGCTTGCGGTTGCCGGCACCGATCCAGCGGACGATCCGGTGCTCGCGCCCGCGGCGGAGCACGGGCAGCACCGCCGGCTCGAAGGCCTTGCGGGTCTGCCGGATGTCATCGGGCTCGTCTGTGGTCGGCACGCTGCAAAAACCCCGTCGGCGTTCGAGGCGCGAGCGGCAGACGGATAGCGGGTTCGACCGGCCGTGGATCCGCCGGGGTGCTCGACCCTCGACTGTGGCCACATCCTACCGAGTTGCGTGCAACTCGGTAGGGTAGCTCCGTCCAAAAAACTTGTCTCTGCGTCCCAGAACGGCGCGCGGCGAGCTTCAGGAGGCGTGCGCGCCCGGTACCGCGGCGAGCAGGCTGCGTGTGTAGGCGTGCTCCGGTGCGGCGAACAGCTCGGCGGTGCCCCGCATCTCCACGACGGCACCCCGATGCATCACGGCGATCCGGTCGCAGATCGTGGCCGCCACCCGCAGGTCGTGGGTGATGAACAGCATCGCCAGCGACAGGCGCTGCTTCAAATCCTCCAGCAGATCCAGCACCTGCCGCTGGACCGAGACGTCCAGCGCCGAGACCGCCTCGTCGGCCACCAGCACGTCCGGCTCCATGGCGAGCGCCCGGGCGATGCCGATCCGCTGGCGCTGGCCGCCCGAGAAGGCGTTGGGGTAACGGGCGGCGGCCTTCGGGTCGAGGCCGACGAGGCCGAGCAGGCTCCGGGCCCGCTCCCGGGCCTCCGCGGCCGGGACTCCGTGGGCGATCGGACCTGCCGTGATGATCTGCTCCACGGTGCGCCGGGGATTGAGGGACGCGAACGGGTCCTGGAAGATCATCTGGATGCGGCTGCGCTTGTCGCGCAAGGCCGCCTTCCCGAGGGCCGTGTAGTCGAGGTCGCCCAGGCGCACCGTGCCGCCGTCGGGCTCGATCAGCCGGATCGCCAGCCGCGCGGTGGTCGACTTGCCCGAGCCGGATTCGCCGACGATGCCCAGGGTCTCGCCGCGGCGGACGTCGAACGAGACCTCCTTGACCGCGGCCACGACCCGCGGCTTGCCGAACAGGCCGGAGCGCCCGGAATAGGTCTTGGACAGCCCGCTCACCGACAGGGCGACCGGGGCCGCGTCCACCGGCGACCGCGGCGGCGGCGTCAGGCTCGGGACGGCGGCGAGCAGCGCCTTGGTGTAGGGCGCCTGAGGCGTGCGCAGCACGGCCTCGGCGGTGCCGGATTCCACCAGCCGGCCGCGCTGGAGCACCGCCACGTGGTCGGCGATCTCCGCCACGACGCCGAAATCGTGGGTGATGAACAGGACGCTCATCCCGCGCTTCTGCTGCAGGTCACGGATCAGCCGGAGGATCTGGGCCTGGGTGGTGACGTCCAGCGCCGTGGTCGGCTCGTCAGCGACCAGCACGGAGGGCTCCAGCGCCAGCGCCATGGCGATCATCGCCCGCTGCCGCTGGCCGCCGGAGAGCTGGTGCGGATAGGCCCGCACCGCCTCCTCGGGGTTCGGCAGACCGACCTCCTTGGCCAGCGCCACCGCCCGGGCCCGGCGCTCGCTGCGGGTGAGCAGGTCGTGCGCCTCGAACATCTCGGCGATCTGGTCGCCGATCCGCATCACCGGGTTCAGGGCCGTCATCGGCTCCTGGAACACCATGGCGATGCGCCGGCCCCGCAGCGACCGCCACGCTGGCTCGTCGAGGGTCAGGAGATCCCGGCCCTCGAACAGGATCGTGCCGGCCGTCGGTTTCAGGGCCCGGGGCAGGAGGCCGGTCAGCGCGTAGGCGCTCATCGACTTGCCCGAGCCCGATTCCCCGACCACGCACAGGATTTTTCCGGATTCCAGATCGAGGTTCAAATCCTCGACCGCGTGCGGGCGGTCGGCGCCCTTGGGGAGCGCGATCGTCAGATCGCGGATGCGGACGACCGGCTCGCTCATCGTGTCAGGCCCTCGCGGTGCGGCGGCGGAGGATGTCGGGTCCGTCTCGGCCCAGATCCCAGAACAGGCCGGCCATGATCGCCAGGCCCTCGCGGGTGCCGGAGGCGAGCATGTGCTCGTCGGGCCCGTGCTGGCGGCAGGCCGGGTAGGAATGCGGCACCCAGAGGGTCGGCAGGCCGAGGATCTCCGAGAAGGCGTCGTTCGGCAGGGAGCCGCCGAGATTGGGCAGCAGCGCCGGCTTCTTGGCCGTGCTTGCCTCGATCGACTGCAGCGCCCACTCCACCCAGGGATCCTCCACGGGCAGCCGCGTCGCCTGGAAGACTTCCGCCGCGCGGGCCGGCTTGACCTCGATCATCGGGAAGCCGTGCGCGTCGAGATGGGCGCGCACGTTCCGGATCAGATTCTGCCAGTCGGTGCCGACGACGAAGCGCAGCTGCAGGGTCGCCTTGGCGTGGGGCGGCACGGCGTTGAGCGGCCCGTCCGGATCGCCGGTCTTGAAGGCCAGCACCTCCAGGGTGTTCCAGGCGAAGACCCGCTCGGCGGGCGTCAGGCCCGGCTCGCCCCAGTCGGCGTCGATCTTCGGCGCGGTCGGGTCCTCGCCAACCCGGATGTCGGCGAGCGCCGCGCGCACCCCCTCGGGGATCGGCGGCGGCCGCAGGGCTTCGACCAGGATGCTGCCCCTGGCATCGACCATCGAGGCGATCGCCGAGGCCAGCACTGTGCCGGGGTTGCGCAGCAGCCCACCCCAGTTGCCGGAATGGTGCGGGCCCTCCCGCAGGTTCAGGCTCAGCTCGAAATTGTAGGCGCCGCGGGAGCCCAGGAAGAGGGTCGGGCGCTCACCGTTGAGGCGGGGGCCGTCCGAGGCGATCAGCACGTCGGAGCGCAGGGCCTCGGCCTGCTCCCGGCAGAATGGCCGCAGGCCCGGGGATCCCGATTCCTCACCCATCTCGATCAGCAGCTTCACGTTGAAGCCGAGACGGCCCTCGCGGGCGGCGATCACCTGCTCCAGGGCGGCGAGGTTGAGGACGTGCTGACCCTTGTTGTCGGCGGTGCCGCGCCCGTACCAGCGGTCGCCCTCGACCACGATCTCCCAGGGGCCAAGCCCCTCGCGCCACTGCTCGGGATAGCCCCGCACCGTGTCGCCGTGGCCGTAGATCAACACGGTCGGCAGGTCCGCGCCCTCGCGCCGCTCGGCGATCAGGAACGGGCCGTGCACCCCGTCCGGGTTGGGGAAGATTTTTGGCGTTTCGAAGCCGAGGCGGGCGACCAGCGGCGTGATGAAGGCGTCGAGATAGGCGCGGAGTGCGGCCTCCTGACCGGGGGCCTGGCTCTCGGTCGGCATCGCCACCGCCTCCCGCAGGAGGGCGAGGAACGCGCCCGAATCGAAGGCCTCCGTGGCGCGCGCGATGGCGGCGTCTCGCGTCATGGTGTGTTTCCCGTGAAACATTTCGTTAGTCTGCCGGCCGGCTCCGGCTTGGCGAAAGCGTCAGTGGCGCGCCTCGGGGGCGGTGATGTCGCGCAGGCCGTCCCCCAGGAGGTTGATCGCCAGCACGAGGAGGAGCAGCGCCACGCCCGGGATGGTGATCACCCAGGGCTGGAAGAACATGTACTGCTTGCCCTCGGCGATCATCAGGCCCCAGGAGGGCAGGGGCGGCTGCACGCCGAGCCCGAGGAACGACAGGGCGGCCTCCAGCAGGATTGCGTGGGCCATCTCCAGGGTCGCCACGACGATCAGCGCGTTCATGATGTTGGGCAGGATCTCCTGGCGGATGATGCGCAGGTCCGTGAGCCCGGCGGCGCGGGCGGCCGAGACGAAATCCTGGTTGCGGATCTGCTGGGTGGCGGCCCGGGTCACGACGGCGAAGCGGTCCCAGAGCAGGAAGCCCAGCACCAGCACGACCACCTTCAGGGAGCCGCCGACCAGCGCCGCCATGGCCAGCGCCACCAGAACCACCGGCATGGCGAGGCGGGTGGTCACGATGTAGCTCACCACCGAATCGACCCAGCCGCCGAAATAGCCGGCGCAGAGACCCAGCGTGGTGCCGATGAGGCCGGAGATCAGCGCCGCCGAGATCCCGATCAGCAGGGAGATCTGGCCGCCGTAGAGCAGGCGGCTCAGGTAGTCGCGCCCGAGCTTGTCGGTGCCCAGCACGTGCGCCCAGGTGCCCTTGGCCTGCCAGACCGGCGGGATCAGGCGGCGGGACACGTCCTGCGCGTAGGGGTCGTGCGGCGCGATGAGCGGGGCGGCGAGCGCCGCCAGCACGATCAGCGCGAGGATCCCGGCGCCGATCAGGAAGCCGGTGTGGCGCAGGCCCCGGCGCAGGATCAGGCGGGTGGGGGAGGGGACCAGCGCGAGGGCGATCGGCGTCTCAGGGGAGAGGGCGGGGGCGGCGAGCGCCGCCGTGTCGGGGGGGAGGCTCATCGGCGGATCCTCACGACTGGCGCAGGCGCGGGTCGAGGAAAGCGTTCAGCAGGTCGGCGGCCAGCGTCAGGCCGATGTAGATCATGGCCAGCACCAGCACGATCGCCTGGACGACGGGGAAGTCGTTGCGGGCGATGGATTCCCAGGCGAGCTGGCCGAGGCCCTGGAGCGAGAACACCGCCTCGATCACGATCGAGCCGCCGAGCATGAAGCCGAACTGCACCGCCGAGAGGGCGATCACCGGGATCACGGCGTTGCGCAGCGCGTGCCGCACCAGGATCTTCCGGGGCGGCAGACCCTTGGCGCGGGCGGTGCGGACGTAGTCGGAGGCCAGCACCTCCAGCATGCCGTTGCGGGTGAGGCGCATCACGGCGGGCATCGCGTAGTAGCCCAGCGCCACCGCGGGCAGGACGAAGTTCTTCCACGTGGCGTTGCCTGAGACCGGCAGCCAGCGGAGATTGACCGAGAAGATCAGGATCAGCGTCAGGCCGAACCAGAAGCTCGGCATCGCCTGGCCGAGCACCGAGACGGCGAGCGCCGTCCGGTCGATCCACGTGTCCCGCTTCACCGCGGCGACGACGCCGAGGGGAATGGCCACGAACAGCGCCACGCCGAGCGCGATGATGCCGAGATAGAGGGTGATCGGTAGGCGGGCGGCCAGCAGGTCGATCACGCTCTCGCGAAAGTAGAAAGAATTGCCGAAGTCGAGGTGCAAAGCCCGCCAGCCCCAGGTCAGGAACTGGGTCAGCAGCGGCTGGTCGAGGCCGTAATCCTGGCGGATCTGCGCGATCTGGGGGCCCGTGGCCTCCGGCCCGGCGATGGCCGTGGCGAGGTCGCCCGAGAGGTGGAGGAGCAGGAAGCTCGCCACCGAGACCGTGAAGGCCACCGCCAGGGCGACCAGCACGCGTCGGACCGTGAAGGCCAGCATGGATCAGGCTCCTGCTGTTTCCCGTCGATCACGTTGGATCAGGACGGAGCGTTCTCTCCTCCCCCCCGCGGGGAGGAGGCGGAGGTGGGGTGGTTCAGGATCGAGCGGCGCGGTGCCGTCTGCACCACCCCCACCCATGACCTCTCCCCACTAGGGGGAGGGGAACAGCGTCGCGCCTTCGAGGCCACCCTCACTTCCACGACGCCGCGTAGAAGCGCGGCACCTCGTCGGGCTGGGCGGTGAAGTTCAGGTCCGACGTGAAGGCGTAGTTGGTCGCGTAGGAGAACATCGGCAGGGCATAGGCCTCGCCGGCGATCCGCTGCAGCGCCTTGGCGTAGGCGGCCTTGCGCGTCTCCGGGTCGGTGGAACCGTCGCCCTTCTGAAGGTCGGCGATCACCTGCGGGTCCTTGGTCAGGTCCTCCTCGCCGCCCCGGAAATACACCCCGTCGAAGGCCGAGACGTCGAGCACCGAGAACGACCCCCAGGTCTGGTAGCCGATCGAGGTCTTGCCGGCCCGCAGCGAATCCCGGAACGCCGCATAGCGCAGGTAGTTGAGCCGGGCCTTGATGCCGACCGCGCCGAGATAGCCGATCACCGCCTCGGCGTAGTCGCGCTCGCGGTAGGCACCGAGGTCGATCTCGAAGCCGTTCGGGTATCCGGCTTCCTTGAGCAGCGCCTTGGCCTTGGCCGGGTCGTAGGCGTAGCGCGGCACGCCCTGGTCGGTGCAGCCGAACTGGTCGACGAAGCACAGCGCGTTCATCACCCGCGAGGCGCCGCGCACGAGGTTGTCGACCATCGCCTTGCGGTCGATGGCGTAGGAGATCGCCTGCCGGACGCGCACGTCCTTGAGCGGCGAGTTCTCCTTGGCGCGGCCCAGCGTGTCGAACTGCAGGAAGCCGACCCGCATCGTCTCGGCATTGAGCACCGTGAGGTTCGGCGCGGCGCGCAGCTGCTCGGCCTGGTCGCTCGGCACCCGCCAGATCCAGTCCACGCCGCCGGTCATCAATTCGGCCATCCGGCTCTCGCCGTCCGGGATGACGCGGAACTGCAGCTTGCCGATCTTCGGCGTCCCGAGGGGGCTCTCCGCCCAGTACTTGTCGAACCGCTCCATGCTGACGCCGCGGCCGCTGTCGACCTTGGTGATCCGGTACGGGCCGCTGCCGACCGGCGCTTTGGCGAAGCCGTCGAGGCCGACCTTCTTGAAGTAATTGGCCGGGAAGATCGGCGTCGGGCCGGCGAGGTATTCGAGCGCCGCCGGGAACGGCGCCTTGAGGTGGATGCGGACCGTATGCGGGCCGGTCACCTCCACCGACTTCATCCAGTCGACGTTCTGGCGGGTGACCGTGCGCGCCTC
The sequence above is drawn from the Methylobacterium mesophilicum SR1.6/6 genome and encodes:
- a CDS encoding amidase; its protein translation is MMADRINRRDALIGIAATGALPAIRPGPAIGATGSSTTAGELAAAIRSGRRSARETVDLHLDRIAAANPRLNAVVQLTADAARREADEADAMLARGQVKGPLHGVPVTIKDTLETAGTICTGGTLGRASYVPKADATAVARLRAAGAIVLGKTNVPELAGALETDNLVYGRTNNPYDLARTPGGSSGGEAAIVAAAGSPLGLGTDAGGSIRVPAHYCGLAALKPTSGRVPRTGQFPRPMGAHNAVFHVSLIARSVDDLALALPIIAGPDFHDYTIVDMPLLDSRAVDLSKVKLAFFDDDGLASPTAEIAAAVHHAVEALALAGVTVTERRPPDAAKAGTIYYDMTRGDGAAGVRAFLKSIGTERISPLFEQSLQSRSSPAMGSITEALAAFNRWDAYRNAMLAFMQDYDALLSPVLPYAAPRHGTSFDDELQKGVGYAQMHNLTGWPSSTVRVGTSPEGLPLGVQVAARPWREDVALALVRQLEIRFGGWTAPNL
- a CDS encoding MucR family transcriptional regulator, encoding MPERKSESPAQIVALVGEIVSAYVAHNSVPPTALPDLMASVHAALAGLGGTPQAEAAPPVERPTAAQIRKSVQQDGIVSFIDGRSYKTLKRHLTAHGLTPERYRERYGLPDDYPMTAPGYAAQRSALAKAIGLGVPGGRSDQRRTGTGG
- a CDS encoding YeiH family protein, which encodes MSPDVRPHTVPPAALSGGESRSSPGASLLPGIGLCAAITALAMAAQGLEERVAGHPYVEALVLAILIGIAVRTAWTPHPRFRTGIAFSAKQLLEVAVVLLGASLSLGAILASGPALLAGIVGTVVLGIAASVTICRLLGLPARMAILVACGNAICGNSAIAAVAPVIGAEPKDIAAAIAFTAVLGVLMVLGLPLFVPLAGMSDNQYGVLAGLTVYAVPQVLAATVPVSLLSTQVGTLVKLVRVLMLGPVVVAFSLIAPRLPQAEGPAPAPTRPGLTKLVPWFILGFLALATLRSLGLVPDPAVKPLTQLAGVLTVLSMAALGLGVDVRVLARVGGRVTLAVTASLAVLVALSLVLIRALGIA
- a CDS encoding M20 family metallopeptidase; the encoded protein is MTRDAAIARATEAFDSGAFLALLREAVAMPTESQAPGQEAALRAYLDAFITPLVARLGFETPKIFPNPDGVHGPFLIAERREGADLPTVLIYGHGDTVRGYPEQWREGLGPWEIVVEGDRWYGRGTADNKGQHVLNLAALEQVIAAREGRLGFNVKLLIEMGEESGSPGLRPFCREQAEALRSDVLIASDGPRLNGERPTLFLGSRGAYNFELSLNLREGPHHSGNWGGLLRNPGTVLASAIASMVDARGSILVEALRPPPIPEGVRAALADIRVGEDPTAPKIDADWGEPGLTPAERVFAWNTLEVLAFKTGDPDGPLNAVPPHAKATLQLRFVVGTDWQNLIRNVRAHLDAHGFPMIEVKPARAAEVFQATRLPVEDPWVEWALQSIEASTAKKPALLPNLGGSLPNDAFSEILGLPTLWVPHSYPACRQHGPDEHMLASGTREGLAIMAGLFWDLGRDGPDILRRRTARA
- a CDS encoding ABC transporter ATP-binding protein, yielding MSEPVVRIRDLTIALPKGADRPHAVEDLNLDLESGKILCVVGESGSGKSMSAYALTGLLPRALKPTAGTILFEGRDLLTLDEPAWRSLRGRRIAMVFQEPMTALNPVMRIGDQIAEMFEAHDLLTRSERRARAVALAKEVGLPNPEEAVRAYPHQLSGGQRQRAMIAMALALEPSVLVADEPTTALDVTTQAQILRLIRDLQQKRGMSVLFITHDFGVVAEIADHVAVLQRGRLVESGTAEAVLRTPQAPYTKALLAAVPSLTPPPRSPVDAAPVALSVSGLSKTYSGRSGLFGKPRVVAAVKEVSFDVRRGETLGIVGESGSGKSTTARLAIRLIEPDGGTVRLGDLDYTALGKAALRDKRSRIQMIFQDPFASLNPRRTVEQIITAGPIAHGVPAAEARERARSLLGLVGLDPKAAARYPNAFSGGQRQRIGIARALAMEPDVLVADEAVSALDVSVQRQVLDLLEDLKQRLSLAMLFITHDLRVAATICDRIAVMHRGAVVEMRGTAELFAAPEHAYTRSLLAAVPGAHAS
- a CDS encoding SPFH domain-containing protein codes for the protein MSTLIRAGLSLGAIAVFAGLPRLASTEAGLAAGRVAVEQLSDSAAGPLKTQIASDLAGGSTLPLLALLAVLAVIWLVPARRAPLAVLLFGLGTAAAPEPADAYFSKYDYGEYIEILPNQSAFMIPESGDTKTTQAQFGSEKFLSESKVAAKRVQIPHTKLPNTGTLSDYYVPAARLIIVDRTPVSREWTTSASRGTSSADQGFRFETADSIGLSTSVVISAFVKEEDAAKFLYWFGTKPSAQDTDEARFASVLYGRSLAEVVDGNVHRTVQAALAREFGRRSTDDAIHQKAEIMASVEKAVIDQFAPMGVTVTTLGFADELSFENAAIQAAIDDTFMANKRAQSAQAQLATLPIQERILDMEIRRSDAQARQTLAGRWNGSASGFLPSWVVIPSDVLGTVRGWFGGGETKPALSAAPAKG